AAGCTCATGTAATGATTTTACTACTACTTGCTTAAGTGTATGGCTTAAGTGTATGGCTGTTTCCCGTAGAAGTGAAATGCAGCATTGTAGTCATGTCCTATCTGAAAATGTTCAACACTCGAATTATTTAATCGTGAATTGTAAACCTGCTGTGATTATTTTACTATGTTTGATTGATCTGGTGCTTATCTTTGACTTGACTTTTCCATAACTTGATAATCTAATGTGTATGTCCCTTCTGTTGCAGTGAAGTCCTTCCCCAGGGATGACCCCAAGAAGCCATGCCACCTCACCGCCTTCCTTGGCTACAAGGCTGGCATGACACACATTGTCCGTGAGGTCGAGAAGCCTGGATCCAGTACGTCCTCCTTTGCGTTTCTAATAAATTGAATCGGTAACATTTATGTTATGCTAATCTGAAAAGGAATTGCGGTATCTTCATGACCACAACTAGCCGCATCTTAAACAAAATACCATGAATGttagattttttatttatttctaggTCAAGTGCATTAGACAGTTGCGCAACCTTTTCTTTTATGGCACAAAAAGCTCCCTCTCGAACTTGTTTTACTTTTGAGGTATCAACAGAAGCTCCCAATTAAGAACGTTAACCATGCACTTCCAGAGTAGTGTGCTTTCCTATAGATGTGTTACTGTGAATTTAACAGCTCTGCCTATCTGATGCTGCAGAACTCCACAAGAAGGAAACGtgcgaagctgttaccatcATTGAAACTCCTCCTCTTGTCATTGTTGGTCTTGTGGCATATGTGAAGACTCCTCGTGGCCTCCGCACCCTCAACTCTGTCTGGGCACAGCACTTGAGTGAGGAAGTGAGGAGGAGGTTCTACAAGAACTGGTGCAAGAGCAAGAAGAAGGCTTTCACTAAGTATGCTCTAAAGTATGACAGTGATGCAGGCAAGAAGGAAATTCAGCTGCAGCTTGAGAAGATGAAGAAGTATGCTTCTGTTATCCGCGTGATTGCCCACACCCAGGTAAGAAACTAAATCATTCTGTGCTTCTGCTCATCCATGGTTGTAGAAACTATGTTGCCCTCTAATTAACTTAGTCTATCAATTAATATGTCAACGGTTAGTATATACTAATCTCTTCTCAATTAATGTTTCATTGGACAGACGTTGAATGCTACCACTGTTTACAGACTTGCGTACTCATGTTCATTCCTGTATTTCAGATTAGGAAGATGAAGGGTTTGAAGCAGAAGAAGGCTCACCTCATGGAGATCCAGGTCAATGGTGGTACCATTGCCGACAAGGTGGACTATGGCTACAAGTTCTTCGAGAAGGAGGTTCCGGTTGACGCTGTGTTCCAGAAGGATGAGATGATTGACATCATTGGTGTGACCAAGGGTAAGGGTTATGAGGGTGTGGTCACTCGTTGGGGTGTCACCCGCCTTCCCCGCAAGACCCACAGGGGTCTCCGCAAGGTTGCCTGTATTGGTGCCTGGCATCCGGCTAGGGTTTCCTACACTGTTGCCCGTGCTGGTCAGAATGGTTACCACCACCGTACTgagatgaacaagaaggtttACAAGATTGGGAAGGCTGGACAGGAGAACCATGATGCCTCCACAGAGTTTGACAGGTACTGTACTGTTCTCTTGCTTCTTGGAAGCAACATTTCTGTAAATTGGAGCTGCATGTGCCTTTTTTTGTTCTTGGTACTGAATGGATGGTCTTTGCAGGACGGATAAAGACATCACTCCCATGGGTGGCTTCCCCCACTATGGTATCGTGAAGGGCGACTACCTGATGATCAAGGGTTGCTGCGTCGGCCCCAAGAAGAGAGTGGTGACCCTCCGCCAGTCCCTGTTGAAGCAGACGTCGCGGCTGGCCCTGGAGGAGATCAAGCTCAAGTTCATCGACACATCTTCCAAGTTTGGGCACGGTCGCTTCCAGACCACCGACGAGAAGCAGAAGTTCTACGGCAAGGTCAAGGCCTAAGCTTCTGCAGCTGGTGGTGCTCGTTCTGCCCCTGCGAACATCCTCAATTGTACTAAGTTCTGTAGCAGAAGATGTTTTTGAGAACCTGTTCCAAGTTTATCTGTGGATTTGTGTCCTGTGCTGTAGTCCCTTGTTGGCGTGATTTTGGCATATCTGCAATGCATTTGCCATTCGGAGTGTTTTGGAGATCAATCATTGTTCCATTGGTTTGGTTCGTCCGTTGAGGACTTGGTAGAGACAATAGTTCCATTCGTCGTTTTGAAATTGCTCTAGGTTTCTTGATTCAGAATTGCACTCACTGAATTGTCTTTGAGCTCGGTTTGAAGTTAGTTTTCCAGGCAAATCAAATATGCTTTGGAAGAAGGCCTCATCACTAGATGATAGCGCCATATTCAACCACTCGTCATTATATTGTATTGATAGTATGAGCAATTTTTTGGAATTGTCAATATACTCGAAGAGTAGTTAGATCAAAGGAGATGGGACACTAATACACTTTACACTATAGAGACAACTCGCCATGTATCAATGATCACCGTGACCTTCCCTAATCCCGAAATGCTCTCCGGATATCCAGAAATGTTCTCCAGATATAGAAGAATTTAGCGTACTTGGTCATTTTTCCTATGCTCGCTCATTGTTTTGTAACCTTCTGTCAGCTTGCTTGCTCAGTATTTATTATGTTTGATGTTGTAAAGGTACCAGCCACCAATCCCAGCTGAAGAGGTGAAACCTGCTTTCGACTGATCATGAAGGTGCACTCTCAGTTGACCTTCCTTAATATTACTATGATGTACTTAAAATCACCGCATAACCATCTTGTTCGTGATATTTCAGAATCCTACCCCCGTGGTCGTGGAAGAGGTCCTGGTGTGgtgtagggatggcaacgggtcgggtatGTTGCGGGTAGAGCAAATACCTGCCCGCGACAATACCCGAAACTCTAAAGCATATCCGAACCCGCGAAGTCTAGCGGGTAAAATTTTATACCCATACCCATACCCACTGGGTACGggtcgggtttcgggtacccatcGAGTATtctaataataaca
This window of the Panicum virgatum strain AP13 chromosome 1K, P.virgatum_v5, whole genome shotgun sequence genome carries:
- the LOC120702917 gene encoding 60S ribosomal protein L3-like; amino-acid sequence: MSHRKFEHPRHGSLGFLPRKRASRHRGKVKSFPRDDPKKPCHLTAFLGYKAGMTHIVREVEKPGSKLHKKETCEAVTIIETPPLVIVGLVAYVKTPRGLRTLNSVWAQHLSEEVRRRFYKNWCKSKKKAFTKYALKYDSDAGKKEIQLQLEKMKKYASVIRVIAHTQIRKMKGLKQKKAHLMEIQVNGGTIADKVDYGYKFFEKEVPVDAVFQKDEMIDIIGVTKGKGYEGVVTRWGVTRLPRKTHRGLRKVACIGAWHPARVSYTVARAGQNGYHHRTEMNKKVYKIGKAGQENHDASTEFDRTDKDITPMGGFPHYGIVKGDYLMIKGCCVGPKKRVVTLRQSLLKQTSRLALEEIKLKFIDTSSKFGHGRFQTTDEKQKFYGKVKA